The Coleofasciculus sp. FACHB-T130 genome contains the following window.
ACTCTACTATAGTCAAGGACGCTACAGCAAAGCGGAACCATTGTTTCTGCAAGCACTTGACATCGATAAAAAAAGTCTTCCCCCCGACCATCCTCAAATTGCCATCCATCTCAACAACTTAGCCAGTCTCTACAAATCTCAAGGACGCTACGGCGAAGCGGAACCATTGTTTCTGCAAGCACTTGACATCGATAAAAAAAGTCTTCTCCCCGACCATCCCCAAATTGCTACCGACCTCCACAACTTAGCTGGTCTCTACTATAGTCAAGGATGCTACGGCGAAGCGGAACCATTGTTGCTGCAAGCGATTGAAATTTGTCACCGTAGCTTAGGAGATAATCATCCGAATACGGTGAAATTTAAAGGAAATTTTGCAATTTTTTTAGAGGCAAGAAATGTGGAGAATCGGTTTAATATAGAGGCGTTGCGGGAGCATCCTTTGGGTGAGCAAATATTGGCACAATTGATAGCAATGATGGAAGAATCTGAGGATAATTCGCCAGGATGAGAGCGATCGCATCTGGGACATCCTGGGAACCCAATATACCCTGGCGAATGTAATTCGCGGCTATACAAACAACAAAGTCCGCCTACGCGGACTAATAAATTTTATTTAACCCGCGAAGGCGGGTTTCGTCTGTGTAGCTGCGATTTCCAATCGCCAAGCTACAAAAATTAGAAGCACTGGGTGAAAGCGCGAACTGACAAATCAGCGCTTCGCGATCGCATCCACCACATCAAGAGAGTGCGAACTGACAAGTCAGCGCTTCGCGATCGCATCACCACATCAAGAGAGTGCGATCGCTACCTGCCGTTTTATACTGCTCAAGCAAGAAGCATCCCGTAGGATAAAAGATATCCACCTGCGACGGAATGACTATCTGTGGCTAAGTCAGAAGAATTGCATCCAGAGACGGCGCTTGCCCGTACTCCCCTATATGAACTTGCCCTAGAACAAAAAGCCCGATTGACTGCCTTTTCCGGCTGGGAAATGCCCGTACAATACACCGGAATCGGACAAGAACACTTGGCAGTCCGCACCACAGCGGGAATGTTCGATATCTCCCACATGGGGAAATTTACCTTCAAAGGGAAACAGCTAATTTCGTACTTACAGCCTCTCGTTCCCTCAGATTTGAGCCGCCTGAAAGCTGGTGAATCTCAGTACACCGTCCTGCTGAATTCTCACGGCGGCATTTTGGACGACATTATCTTCTATTATCAGGGCGAAGATGCAGACGGCGAGCAGCGGGGAGCAATGATTGTCAACGCCGCCACTCGATCTAGAGACAAAGCATGGCTGTTTGCCCAACTGGAATCTTCTCAAATTGATTTCGAGGATCTTTCCCTAGCAAAAGTTTTGATTGCCGTTCAGGGATCACAAGCAATTGCATATCTTCAAGAATTTGTCAAGGAAGACCTGACGCCGATTAAGGCATTTGGACATTTGGAAGCAACCGTCTTGAATGAGCCAGCTTTCATCGCCCGGACTGGGTACACCGGAGAGGATGGATTTGAAGTCATGGTAGACCCAGAAGTGGGGGTAGACTTGTGGCGCAGTCTCTTTACGGCTGGCGTCGTACCCTGCGGACTCGGTTCCAGAGACACCTTGCGCCTGGAAGCGGCAATGGGCCTCTACGGGCAAGATATGGACGAAAGCACCACCCCTTTAGAAGCTGGATTGGGTTGGCTGGTTCATCTGGATACGAAAGGCGATTTTATCGGACGTCCAGTCTTAGAAAAACAGAAGGCAAATGGCGTAGAACGACGCTTAGTCGGACTGCAAATGCAAGGGCGTTTTATTGCGCGTCATGGCTACCCGGTGCTATCCAAAGGTGAAGCCATCGGCGTCGTCACCAGCGGCACCTTAGCACCAACGGTAGGGCAACCCATCGCCCTCGCCTATGTTCCTCCGAATCTGGCTCAGATTGGTCAGGAATTGGAGGTAGAAATCCGGGGCAAAGCTTATCCAGCCGTTGTCGTTAAAAAACCTTTTTATCGCTCCCCCAGCCGTCTCCCCAGCAAGTAAATTTATGGCGCGAGGTGGATGGATAAGGTGGTTGGTGAATCGGGCGGCATTAATTAGGCTTGCCATCATTGGCATTCTTCTGGGCGTAGCCGCTTGGGCGTGGTTTACATCGATTTGGATGCCCGGAGTCAGTTACCAAGCTGCATTGCCGCTGCTGACTCCCCAGGAGGAAACGCTGCGAGATGCCCTCCGGCAAGATGTGGAAAAGATTGCCGGTGAACTGGGAGAACATAACTTCTCGAACTATAAGAATCTAGCGGCGGCGGCTGATTTCTTGGAAGTATCTTTGAGCAATGCTGGCTACAAAGTTCAACGCCAAGGATACAAAATTGCTGAGAACACTTATTACAACCTAGAAGCCGAGATTGCTGGGACAAATCGAGCCGACGAGATTGTGGTGATAGGGGGTCACTATGACTCTGTATTTGGGAGTCCCGGTGCCAATGATAACGGCACGGGTGCCGCAGCCGTCCTAGAGTTAGCGCGTGCCTTTGTTGGAAAAAAGACTTCCCGAACTCTGCGCTTCGTTGAGTTTGTGAATGAGGAACCGCCATTTTTCCAGACTGCGGAGATGGGAAGCGTTGTTTATGCCAAACGCTGCCGCAACGCGGGTGACAATATTGTTGCCATGCTCAGTTTGGAAACAATCGGCTACTACTCCGACAAGCCAG
Protein-coding sequences here:
- a CDS encoding M28 family peptidase translates to MARGGWIRWLVNRAALIRLAIIGILLGVAAWAWFTSIWMPGVSYQAALPLLTPQEETLRDALRQDVEKIAGELGEHNFSNYKNLAAAADFLEVSLSNAGYKVQRQGYKIAENTYYNLEAEIAGTNRADEIVVIGGHYDSVFGSPGANDNGTGAAAVLELARAFVGKKTSRTLRFVEFVNEEPPFFQTAEMGSVVYAKRCRNAGDNIVAMLSLETIGYYSDKPGTQKYPFPLSLFYPSQGNFIAFVSNPTSADLLRKAIASFRRHAKFPSEGAALPERIPGVGWSDQWSFWQQGYPGIIVTDTAPSRYPYYHTSQDTPDKIDYDRLARVVAGLEGVVADLAGSQ
- the gcvT gene encoding glycine cleavage system aminomethyltransferase GcvT, with amino-acid sequence MAKSEELHPETALARTPLYELALEQKARLTAFSGWEMPVQYTGIGQEHLAVRTTAGMFDISHMGKFTFKGKQLISYLQPLVPSDLSRLKAGESQYTVLLNSHGGILDDIIFYYQGEDADGEQRGAMIVNAATRSRDKAWLFAQLESSQIDFEDLSLAKVLIAVQGSQAIAYLQEFVKEDLTPIKAFGHLEATVLNEPAFIARTGYTGEDGFEVMVDPEVGVDLWRSLFTAGVVPCGLGSRDTLRLEAAMGLYGQDMDESTTPLEAGLGWLVHLDTKGDFIGRPVLEKQKANGVERRLVGLQMQGRFIARHGYPVLSKGEAIGVVTSGTLAPTVGQPIALAYVPPNLAQIGQELEVEIRGKAYPAVVVKKPFYRSPSRLPSK